In Anaerobacillus isosaccharinicus, one genomic interval encodes:
- a CDS encoding tyrosine-type recombinase/integrase, which translates to MMKSRKQIEPEFWHYARSFLHVYLPKVRNLSQNTINSYKKSMSYFIDYLEIQKGIERQDITFDFLNRKHIKDYFVWMNEVQNLAAKTCNLRLTALKSFMEYCADEDITLVAIYNDVRSVRGMKEHKKSILYMTNEAIEALLKTPKTDTQKGRRNRMMFIMLYDTAARAQELVDITLRDLHIINVKTPFVTLTGKGNKSRNVPLMEKTVAHIKRYLQEFHPHPNTDGGAPLFYSMRDGKPHALSTDTINLLLGQYANQARMICPEIPRHVHCHLIRKTRAMTLYRKGMPLTVIMEMLGHESLSTTSNFYAFATLDMIHEAIKKTSPEAVEESPLWKTKDIRKLIYSLD; encoded by the coding sequence ATGATGAAGAGTAGAAAGCAGATTGAGCCCGAATTTTGGCATTATGCTCGTAGCTTCCTTCATGTATACCTGCCCAAGGTAAGAAACCTTAGCCAAAACACAATAAATTCGTATAAGAAGTCCATGAGTTACTTTATTGATTACTTGGAAATCCAAAAAGGGATTGAACGACAGGACATTACGTTTGACTTTCTAAATAGGAAACACATTAAAGATTATTTTGTCTGGATGAATGAAGTGCAAAATCTAGCAGCCAAAACATGCAACCTTCGATTGACTGCACTAAAATCGTTCATGGAGTATTGCGCAGACGAGGATATTACGCTTGTTGCAATATACAACGATGTTCGTAGCGTTCGCGGAATGAAGGAACACAAAAAGTCCATATTATATATGACAAATGAAGCTATTGAAGCATTATTAAAAACGCCTAAAACAGATACACAAAAGGGAAGACGCAATCGCATGATGTTCATTATGTTGTATGATACGGCTGCCAGAGCGCAGGAACTTGTAGATATTACCCTTCGGGATCTGCACATTATCAACGTCAAAACACCTTTCGTTACGCTAACCGGTAAAGGCAACAAAAGTCGTAATGTGCCCCTGATGGAGAAAACTGTTGCTCACATCAAGCGTTATCTTCAGGAATTCCATCCGCATCCAAACACAGATGGCGGGGCTCCATTGTTCTATTCGATGAGGGATGGGAAGCCTCATGCCTTGTCTACGGATACGATAAATCTCCTTTTAGGTCAATATGCAAACCAGGCAAGAATGATTTGTCCTGAAATCCCACGGCATGTTCACTGCCACTTAATCAGGAAAACAAGAGCTATGACGTTATACCGAAAAGGTATGCCCCTCACAGTCATCATGGAAATGCTTGGTCATGAAAGTCTTTCAACAACATCAAACTTCTATGCTTTTGCAACGTTGGATATGATTCATGAAGCCATAAAGAAAACAAGCCCTGAGGCAGTGGAAGAATCCCCGCTTTGGAAAACCAAGGATATAAGAAAACTGATTTATAGTCTGGACTAA
- a CDS encoding DDE-type integrase/transposase/recombinase — MLPQIITYLLTFINYQEQVIRTLLTLLIGKSMFDKPTEAPVNKPYRKLQVDDLPIIEVPKKLDFQVLLTEHLKSKGKPLKPVQRRSNSTPVPSSMKCPTCGAPSDYLYANNGAKGQFQCKVCSCLFSERNRYLKEAILKCPHCSKTLEKVKERKDFHVYKCKNDACSYYQQKRNAMTQKEKNRFKEDPQAFKLRYIYRQFHIDFQPLAKHSPKRPRVDLSRIYVSPHTLGLILTYHVNYGLSARKTAALMKDVHGVSISRQSILNYENSVALWLKPYIDHYPYELSDQFCGDETYIRVNGRWHYLFFFFDAVKKVILSYPVSPNRDTATAIKAIDEVLLKLRKIPENLTFVVDGNPIYLLAQHFFAQHQIPFEVIQVIGLTNEDEVSKEYRPLKQIIERLNRTFKGNYRSTHGFGSEHGSVSFVTLFVAYFNFLRPHSALEGKVPVTLPELEKLPNMPARWTTLIGLAQDWISKQTA; from the coding sequence TTGTTACCTCAAATTATAACCTATTTACTTACTTTTATAAACTACCAAGAACAAGTAATTCGAACGCTCCTTACCCTTTTAATAGGGAAGAGCATGTTTGATAAACCGACTGAGGCTCCAGTTAATAAACCATATCGCAAGCTTCAAGTTGATGATCTACCGATCATTGAAGTTCCAAAAAAACTAGATTTTCAAGTTTTATTAACCGAGCATCTTAAGTCTAAAGGTAAACCTCTCAAACCAGTACAAAGACGGTCGAATTCAACACCCGTTCCTTCATCAATGAAATGTCCTACGTGTGGTGCTCCATCTGATTATTTGTATGCGAACAATGGAGCGAAAGGACAATTTCAATGTAAGGTGTGTTCATGTCTTTTCAGTGAGAGAAATCGATATCTCAAGGAAGCAATCCTGAAATGCCCTCACTGTTCAAAAACACTTGAAAAAGTGAAGGAAAGAAAAGACTTCCATGTGTACAAGTGTAAAAACGACGCTTGTTCTTATTACCAACAGAAACGTAATGCGATGACTCAAAAAGAGAAAAATCGGTTCAAAGAAGATCCTCAAGCCTTTAAACTTCGCTATATTTACCGCCAGTTTCACATTGATTTTCAACCATTAGCGAAGCATTCACCAAAGAGACCACGAGTTGATCTATCAAGAATTTATGTGTCTCCACATACGCTTGGATTGATATTGACTTATCACGTCAATTATGGACTTTCAGCCCGTAAAACAGCAGCGCTGATGAAAGACGTACATGGTGTTTCAATCTCTCGTCAAAGCATTTTAAATTACGAAAATAGTGTGGCCTTGTGGTTGAAACCGTATATTGATCACTATCCTTATGAGCTTTCAGATCAATTCTGCGGTGACGAAACGTACATCCGTGTGAATGGCCGTTGGCATTACCTATTTTTCTTTTTTGATGCCGTAAAGAAAGTCATTCTCTCTTATCCTGTGTCACCTAACCGAGACACAGCTACAGCTATTAAAGCGATAGACGAAGTGTTGTTAAAGCTTAGGAAAATCCCAGAAAACCTAACTTTCGTTGTCGATGGCAATCCCATTTACTTATTAGCACAACACTTTTTTGCCCAGCATCAAATCCCGTTTGAGGTGATTCAGGTAATTGGCTTAACCAACGAAGACGAGGTATCAAAGGAATATCGACCTCTCAAACAAATTATCGAGCGGCTAAATCGTACCTTTAAAGGAAACTATCGATCCACTCATGGTTTCGGGTCAGAACATGGTTCTGTTTCTTTTGTGACCTTGTTCGTTGCTTACTTTAACTTTCTAAGACCACATTCAGCATTGGAAGGAAAAGTACCAGTAACACTTCCTGAGCTAGAAAAGCTTCCAAACATGCCAGCTAGATGGACAACTCTTATTGGTCTTGCCCAGGACTGGATAAGTAAGCAAACTGCCTAA
- a CDS encoding tyrosine-type recombinase/integrase: protein MMEKAYVSKLASFMESFVAFKHSLGWKYKTSEYYLHEFDRYCAKRESEEVLLNEIVKGWVILRDNECPNTQRVRVAPIREFGKYLQHSGYSDAYVVTNKICRKQIRTIPHFFTDEEIIRFFDACDTLGPRKENPVRHLVLPMYFRLLYCCGLRTSEARLLLRKNVNLHTGYIDVIHSKGPKDRRLFLPEDLKQLYLKYDAVIDNIFPDRTYFFPVKSHSCYQSTSIGSNFNKIWKAAGLGHESGSKARAYDFRHHFAFDKLNQWLKEESDVNSMLPYLVRYMGHACLESTYYYLHLVPEFFSTFSEKTKILEGLLPEVDYDEE, encoded by the coding sequence ATGATGGAGAAGGCATATGTTAGTAAACTAGCTTCTTTCATGGAGTCTTTTGTAGCGTTTAAACACTCACTAGGCTGGAAGTATAAAACAAGCGAATACTATCTCCACGAGTTTGATCGCTATTGTGCAAAACGCGAATCCGAAGAGGTTTTATTGAACGAGATTGTTAAAGGTTGGGTTATCTTACGGGATAACGAATGCCCAAACACCCAACGAGTACGTGTGGCACCTATTCGTGAGTTTGGCAAATACCTGCAACATTCTGGATACTCAGATGCATATGTTGTCACCAACAAAATCTGTCGAAAGCAAATCCGAACGATACCACATTTTTTCACAGATGAAGAAATTATCCGATTTTTCGATGCTTGCGACACACTAGGCCCTCGCAAGGAAAATCCTGTCCGCCATCTTGTCCTACCCATGTACTTTAGATTGCTTTATTGTTGTGGATTGAGAACAAGTGAAGCGCGGTTGCTTCTGCGAAAAAACGTTAACCTTCATACTGGCTATATCGATGTAATCCATTCAAAAGGCCCTAAAGACCGAAGGTTGTTTCTTCCGGAAGACCTTAAACAACTATATTTGAAATACGATGCTGTCATAGATAATATATTTCCAGATCGAACGTATTTCTTTCCGGTAAAATCCCATAGTTGTTACCAGAGTACGTCTATTGGATCGAATTTCAATAAGATATGGAAGGCGGCTGGTTTGGGGCATGAGTCAGGCTCGAAGGCAAGAGCATATGATTTTCGCCATCATTTTGCCTTCGACAAACTCAATCAATGGCTTAAGGAAGAATCCGATGTGAATTCCATGCTTCCATATTTGGTGCGTTACATGGGACATGCCTGTTTGGAAAGCACCTACTACTATCTTCATCTTGTGCCTGAGTTTTTTTCTACTTTCTCCGAAAAAACTAAAATACTTGAAGGGTTGCTTCCGGAGGTGGATTATGATGAAGAGTAG
- a CDS encoding DUF6431 domain-containing protein, whose translation MLIKPFKLGFNSLFLYKVLTIRYELRGKENEFPIIEFCSECKGRGKLYRHGFYMRFGITEKGAISIPICRLKCKHCKTTFSIIPDFLIPHFQHTLHTIVQGVEQRLLKKKAFDRRQLVNFHFKRYVSILKWVHTYFSDLDYALSFSDDQKKEAIKYLKMIQDFGESSFLRRSQGHLKKHFMAL comes from the coding sequence TTGCTTATAAAGCCCTTTAAACTAGGATTTAATAGCCTATTTCTATATAAAGTTTTGACAATACGGTATGAATTAAGAGGGAAAGAAAATGAATTCCCGATTATTGAGTTTTGTTCTGAGTGTAAGGGGCGGGGGAAACTATATCGTCATGGGTTTTATATGAGGTTTGGAATTACTGAAAAGGGGGCAATAAGTATTCCTATTTGTCGTTTGAAGTGCAAACACTGTAAAACTACATTTTCAATCATTCCTGACTTTCTCATCCCGCATTTCCAGCATACTTTACATACTATTGTTCAAGGAGTTGAACAACGTCTACTAAAAAAGAAAGCGTTCGATCGTCGTCAATTAGTAAATTTTCATTTCAAACGTTATGTAAGTATTCTTAAATGGGTTCATACTTATTTTTCTGATTTGGATTATGCCCTTAGTTTCTCAGATGATCAAAAAAAAGAAGCCATAAAATATTTAAAAATGATCCAAGATTTTGGCGAATCCTCCTTCTTGCGAAGGAGCCAGGGTCATTTAAAGAAACACTTTATGGCACTTTAA
- a CDS encoding tyrosine-type recombinase/integrase → MVKKPTVESSVKMVLEALEKAGYCQSTIHSFKRVYERLLKSAAIMGTETLTQELVEHFVNDSADRRTGQYCHSRKKLHTSCIRKLREYEERGYFGWQPSRDSKVDKPSTIKFQDLHIHFLAFLQEEKKSKNTIESYRNTSCKFLIFIEKLGYTELKAVPLKSIYKFFDELRETWDSGSLRTAASGLRSFLRFAEGGNRLIAAVPDKLLRKRTIIPVLTEEEERAVWDVLQTDAVSSRDKAIILLSLLTGIRAVDILNLRLKDIDWQGDVINIVQQKTNEPLVLPLLPAIGNALVRYLTNDRPKSDSSCVFLSRNAPHVPLKEHSSCYTIVRKIFTCAGVRVNNELKGTRLLRHHVASKMLKNGVAIQTISSTLGHVNPNSADVYLSTDEEKMRDCALTLAVIPMKVKGLK, encoded by the coding sequence ATGGTAAAGAAACCAACTGTGGAAAGTAGTGTAAAAATGGTACTTGAAGCGCTTGAAAAAGCAGGTTATTGTCAATCAACGATTCATAGTTTCAAAAGGGTATATGAAAGACTGTTGAAGTCTGCCGCTATCATGGGGACAGAAACTTTAACTCAAGAATTGGTTGAGCATTTCGTGAATGATTCTGCAGACAGAAGGACAGGACAATACTGCCATTCACGTAAAAAGCTACACACTTCATGCATAAGAAAATTAAGGGAATATGAAGAAAGAGGCTATTTTGGCTGGCAACCAAGCAGGGATAGTAAGGTCGATAAGCCCTCAACTATTAAATTCCAGGACCTTCATATCCATTTTCTAGCGTTTCTACAAGAGGAGAAAAAAAGTAAAAATACTATAGAATCGTATCGAAATACTTCCTGCAAGTTCCTTATTTTTATTGAAAAATTGGGCTATACCGAGTTGAAAGCTGTCCCTCTTAAATCAATCTATAAGTTTTTTGATGAACTAAGAGAAACCTGGGACTCTGGAAGTCTTCGAACGGCGGCCTCCGGATTAAGATCATTTTTGCGTTTTGCAGAAGGTGGAAACAGACTTATTGCAGCCGTTCCTGATAAACTCCTGAGAAAAAGGACAATTATTCCCGTATTAACGGAGGAGGAAGAACGGGCTGTATGGGATGTATTACAAACCGATGCTGTATCTTCAAGGGACAAAGCTATTATATTATTATCGCTTCTTACTGGAATCAGGGCCGTGGATATTTTGAACTTAAGGTTAAAAGATATAGATTGGCAAGGGGATGTTATTAACATAGTCCAACAGAAGACGAATGAGCCTTTAGTTTTACCCCTTCTTCCTGCAATCGGCAATGCATTAGTAAGGTATCTCACGAATGACCGTCCTAAATCAGATTCATCGTGCGTATTTTTATCTCGAAATGCCCCACATGTACCGTTGAAAGAACATTCGAGTTGTTACACCATAGTAAGAAAAATATTTACATGTGCAGGAGTAAGAGTTAACAACGAACTTAAAGGCACCCGCCTCCTTAGACATCATGTCGCCTCAAAAATGTTAAAAAATGGGGTTGCCATACAAACAATTTCATCAACACTTGGGCATGTCAACCCAAACTCAGCCGACGTTTATCTGTCTACTGACGAAGAAAAGATGCGTGATTGTGCATTAACCTTAGCCGTCATTCCTATGAAAGTGAAGGGGCTCAAATGA